TTTCATATATGTAATGAAATTGTAACGTAGAACACTGTCGAAAGATGATATGATGAATTTACTCAAATCAGGAAAAATTTTCAGGGGGTACTAGTTTTATGAAAAAAGTAATAGCAGCTCTTACGCTTGCTGGCGTTATTGTTTCTACTAGCCCGATTGTCAGCCAAGCGGCTCTAGGCGACCAAACGCTTCGCCAAGGCATGAATCACCAAGATGTTAAACAACTACAACAAACGTTGAAAAATAAAGGTTATTTTAAAGGGAATACGACTACATACTTTGGGACTGTTACAACTTCTGCTGTAAAATCATTTCAGCGCAAAAATGGACTAGCAGCAGATGGTATTGTCGGAAAAGGAACGTACGCTAAACTAGGCGTTTCAGCAAAGGGCAAATCGTCTTCTAGCTCAGCGCGCTATAACCCTAACGCAGTGATTAACAAAGGAAAACAGTACATGGGCGTTCGCTATCGCTGGGGCGGAACAACGCCAAGCGGCTTTGACTGCAGCGGTTTTATTGGCTATGCGTTCAAACATGGCGGCGGGGTTCAGCTTCCTCGAACAGTAGCTCAAATTTACCAAAAAGGAACGCGCGTCTCAAGTCCAAAAGCTGGAGATATTGTGTTCTTCCAAACCTATACAAAAGGGCCTTCCCATGCAGGAATTTATTTAGGAAACAACCAGTTTCTTCACTGTTCTTCATCTAAAGGTGTGAGCATCTCTTCTCTAAAAGAGAGCTATTGGAGCAAACGCTATTTAGGTGCTAAAAGAATGTAGTTTCGATAAAAAGGGCAAGCTGTGCGATTTTGATGCGGCTTGCTCTTTTTCTGCATGTAAAAGATTTGGTATAGTAGAAGCAGCGCATTACAAAACCAAGCGTGTAGATGAATACTGTAAAGGAAGTTGAATAAATGCACACCCTTTTAATTGACATGGATTCTGTCATTTGTGATCTTATGACGGATTGGCATAACCAATATAACAAAGATTATTGCGACAGCTTATCGGTTGAAAAGTTAAAATGCTGGGAATCAGAAAAGTATGTAAAGCCGGAATGCGGCACAAAGATTTATGACTACCTCGATCAGCCGGGGCTTTTTTTACATTTACAACCTCTGCCTCATGCTGTTGAGGTTCTTAAACGACTTTATGAAAGGTTTTCCATTTTAATTGTCACAAGCAGCCGTACCTATGCTTATACAGAAAAAGAGCAGTGGGTTGAAAAACACC
The genomic region above belongs to Priestia megaterium and contains:
- a CDS encoding C40 family peptidase codes for the protein MKKVIAALTLAGVIVSTSPIVSQAALGDQTLRQGMNHQDVKQLQQTLKNKGYFKGNTTTYFGTVTTSAVKSFQRKNGLAADGIVGKGTYAKLGVSAKGKSSSSSARYNPNAVINKGKQYMGVRYRWGGTTPSGFDCSGFIGYAFKHGGGVQLPRTVAQIYQKGTRVSSPKAGDIVFFQTYTKGPSHAGIYLGNNQFLHCSSSKGVSISSLKESYWSKRYLGAKRM
- a CDS encoding 5' nucleotidase, NT5C type, translated to MHTLLIDMDSVICDLMTDWHNQYNKDYCDSLSVEKLKCWESEKYVKPECGTKIYDYLDQPGLFLHLQPLPHAVEVLKRLYERFSILIVTSSRTYAYTEKEQWVEKHLPFIGKYNIVFTHQKDKIYGDLLFDDAPHNLKAFQATGRHAVAMSYPYNEEVNVPRVDDWLQFEQYVNTYFNEC